CCTGAGAACGGAATCGGTAGGATCGTCTACCGTGGCTAGCAGAGGACTCAAACGTGCAATGGGATGTGGGTGTGGCACGATCTTGGCAATCATCACACTCATTTCCTTTGTAGGTTGGGCTTTATCCATGATGGATGGTTCCCCACCCATGAGGCAATATCAAGCGGTGCCAGATCATGTTCCACCAGATCCTGGGGCAGCGGTGCCACAAGTAGAGATCCATCAGGGGGGACGTCCGGCCAACGCTTTGGCGTGGTGGGCGGATCCCATTGCTGAACGTACTAATATTCCGCCTCAGGCTTTGCGTGCCTATGCGTATGCTGAACTATATGCTGCCGAAGCATGGCCAAATTGTCATCTGAAATGGAATACTCTCGCTGGGATCGGTCAAGTAGAAACTCGTCACGGAACCTATAGCGGCCGGATGTTCGGGACGGCCTCGTTGGATGAGAATGGGGTAGTGCATCCCCCGATAATCGGTGTTCCCTTGGATGGATCTCCGGGCTTTGCTCACATTCCAGATACTGATGGTGGGCAGCTTGATGGTGACCCCGTTTATGATCGGGCGGTAGGGCCGATGCAATTTATCCCGAGTTCCTGGCGTCAGTACGGTATGGATGGCAATGGTGATGGGGTAGCTGACCCCAACCAGATTGATGACGCTGCCTTGACTGCGGCACATTTGCTGTGTACTGAATCTGATTTAGCTACGGCGGACGGATGGACGTCGGCCATATCTTCTTATAATCAGTCGACAAAATATACTCGCGATGTCAGAGATGCGGCGAATTCCTATGCCTTGGAGCAGCCCGCGGTATAAGAAATTTCCGGTTGAGTCCGAATGTGACCGAATAGGCATGACGCGGGAAGCTAAAACATGGAACAATGATAAATAGAGGTGCTGCGCATCCGGCGTAGCGCTGAGACGTTCGCTCTCGAGAAAGTAACTGAGGAGAACACATGGCTGACATCATCCACATCTTTGCGCGTGAAATCATGGATTCCCGCGGAAATCCCACCGTTGAGGCAGAGGTCTTCCTCGATGATGGATCACATGGACAGGCCGGCGTGCCTTCTGGTGCGTCTACGGGCGTCCATGAGGCACATGAGCTGCGTGACGGTGGGGACCGCTACGCAGGCAAAGGTGTGCAGAAGGCTGTGAGCAATGTCAACGAAAAGATCGCTGATGAATTAGCTGGTATGGAAGCCGATGACCAGCGTCTCATCGACCAGGCAATGATTAAGCTTGACGGTTCTGCTAATAAGTCTGAACTAGGCGCTAACGCCATCTTGGGTGTGTCTATGGCTGTGGC
This genomic interval from Corynebacterium poyangense contains the following:
- a CDS encoding lytic transglycosylase domain-containing protein; its protein translation is MGCGCGTILAIITLISFVGWALSMMDGSPPMRQYQAVPDHVPPDPGAAVPQVEIHQGGRPANALAWWADPIAERTNIPPQALRAYAYAELYAAEAWPNCHLKWNTLAGIGQVETRHGTYSGRMFGTASLDENGVVHPPIIGVPLDGSPGFAHIPDTDGGQLDGDPVYDRAVGPMQFIPSSWRQYGMDGNGDGVADPNQIDDAALTAAHLLCTESDLATADGWTSAISSYNQSTKYTRDVRDAANSYALEQPAV